One window of Candidatus Poribacteria bacterium genomic DNA carries:
- a CDS encoding aminotransferase class I/II-fold pyridoxal phosphate-dependent enzyme — MTSQRNLGKNTQAIHAGEARTSTTEKSGIPLLPPIYQNSTFRFTTAAECAEAFRDEESGYVYTRWGNPTQEVLEKKLAVLEAGEAALATASGMGAVSTALLTALAEGGHVVAMENLYSATFQILNEELPRFGIETTFVDATDTTQIERAIRDDTKVLYLESPTNPLLKLIDLRAAAEIAKAHGLTSIIDNTFATPCGQQPIALGIDVVVHSMTKYLSGTGAVIAGAIIGEKEFVTRAKEGALRNFGAVISPFNAWLTLHGLTTLPLRFARHCENASRLAAFLEAHPAVAWVRYPGLPSHPQHELAEHQMEAFGGMITLELKGGRTVGEHLVDRLQLCSLAVSLGDVRTLICHPASTTHSHVPAEIRQQIGVTDGLVRISVGLEDADDIIADLEQALQPHTS, encoded by the coding sequence ATGACATCTCAGAGAAATTTAGGTAAGAATACCCAAGCGATTCATGCAGGCGAAGCACGAACGTCCACAACCGAAAAAAGTGGGATCCCGCTGCTGCCGCCTATCTATCAGAACAGTACGTTCCGTTTTACAACGGCTGCCGAATGCGCCGAAGCCTTCCGAGACGAAGAGAGCGGCTATGTCTATACCCGTTGGGGTAATCCGACCCAAGAGGTATTGGAAAAGAAGCTTGCCGTGCTTGAGGCAGGCGAGGCTGCACTCGCAACTGCGTCGGGGATGGGAGCCGTTAGTACTGCCTTGCTCACTGCTTTAGCTGAGGGTGGGCACGTCGTCGCGATGGAAAATCTCTATTCCGCTACGTTCCAAATCCTCAATGAGGAACTCCCGCGATTCGGAATTGAGACGACGTTCGTTGATGCCACGGACACCACACAAATTGAACGTGCGATCAGAGATGATACGAAGGTGCTCTACCTTGAAAGCCCGACGAATCCGCTCCTGAAACTGATAGACTTGCGGGCAGCTGCCGAAATTGCAAAGGCACACGGATTAACCTCAATTATTGACAATACCTTCGCGACACCGTGCGGTCAACAACCAATTGCGCTCGGCATTGATGTCGTTGTTCATAGTATGACGAAATATTTGAGTGGGACCGGTGCGGTCATCGCTGGCGCGATTATCGGAGAGAAGGAATTCGTTACGCGTGCTAAGGAGGGGGCGTTGCGTAATTTCGGTGCGGTCATCAGTCCGTTCAATGCATGGCTAACGCTGCATGGACTCACCACACTGCCGCTGCGGTTCGCGAGACACTGTGAAAACGCATCGCGCCTCGCAGCCTTTCTTGAAGCGCATCCCGCGGTCGCGTGGGTTCGCTATCCGGGTCTACCGAGCCATCCGCAACATGAACTCGCCGAACACCAGATGGAAGCGTTCGGCGGTATGATAACGCTGGAACTGAAGGGCGGACGTACTGTAGGTGAACACCTCGTTGATCGCCTCCAGCTCTGTTCGCTCGCTGTCAGTTTGGGAGATGTGCGGACCCTCATCTGCCATCCTGCCTCAACAACGCATTCACACGTTCCGGCAGAAATCCGTCAGCAGATCGGCGTTACAGATGGCTTAGTCAGAATCTCTGTGGGGTTAGAGGATGCCGACGATATTATCGCTGACCTTGAACAGGCGTTACAACCCCACACCTCTTAG
- a CDS encoding SCP2 sterol-binding domain-containing protein — protein sequence MAIFETSDQLYSYISELFEEIATLPEAKEALKSLTLNVQFNYSAPDCEMTLTAADGEYSIARGTCDNTTPDVELTMTGDIAYKFWTGELNVMGAITTREIGIVGSLGKVMRLAPLIKTAVRYNRKRETGPDS from the coding sequence ATGGCTATATTTGAAACATCCGATCAACTCTATAGTTACATCAGTGAACTATTTGAAGAAATCGCCACGCTACCGGAAGCGAAAGAAGCACTGAAATCGTTGACGCTGAACGTTCAATTCAACTACAGCGCGCCCGATTGCGAGATGACTCTAACGGCAGCAGATGGCGAATATTCTATCGCCCGCGGTACCTGTGACAACACTACCCCTGACGTTGAACTGACGATGACAGGCGATATCGCCTACAAATTCTGGACAGGTGAACTCAACGTTATGGGGGCGATAACAACACGCGAGATCGGCATCGTTGGTTCCCTCGGCAAGGTAATGCGACTCGCCCCGCTCATCAAAACGGCGGTCCGTTACAACCGCAAGCGAGAAACAGGTCCCGATTCCTAA